The genomic region GAGCATCGCGGCAATTTTCATTGCCCAGCTGTACGGCATTGACCTGTCGATCAGCCAGCAATTGCTGCTGGTACTGACCCTGATGGTCACCTCCAAAGGCATCGCCGGCGTACCGGGTGTGTCCTTCGTGGTGTTGCTGGCCACTCTGGGCAGCGTCGGTATTCCACTGGAAGGCCTGGCGTTCATCGCCGGTGTCGACCGCATCATGGACATGGCCCGTACCGCGCTGAACGTGATCGGCAACGCCTTGGCCGTGCTGGTCATCTCGCGCTGGGAAGGCATGTACGACGACGCCAAGGGCCAGCGCTACTGGAATTCCCTGCCGCACTGGCGCAGCAAGGAAAAGCTGCCGGTTGGTGAAACCTCCAGCAACTAATGCCCGCTCCCACAAGAGCCCCCAACAAACCCCGGAGAAATCCGGGGTTTGTCGTTTCTGCCTACCCCGCTATCATTCGCCGCATCTTCCGGGGGATTTGACTGATGCTTAATGGCCTATGGCTTGGCTTCTTCATCGTGGCAGCCGTATCGGCGCTGGTGCAGTGGCTGATCGGCGGTAACGCCGGGATCTTTGCGGCGATGGTGGAAAGTATTTTCGCCATGGCCAAATTGTCGGTCGAGGTCATGGTCCTGTTGTTCGGCACCCTCACCCTCTGGCTGGGCTTTCTGCGGATTGCCGAGAAGGCCGGCATCGTCGAGTGGCTGGCCAAGGCGCTGGGCCCGCTGTTCCTGCGCCTGATGCCGGAAGTGCCGGCCGGTCATCCCGCCATCGGCCTGATCACCTTGAACTTCGCCGCCAACGGCCTGGGCCTGGACAACGCCGCCACACCGATCGGCCTCAAAGCCATGAAGGCGCTGCAAGAGCTCAACCCCAGTGCGACGATCGCCAGCAACGCGCAGATCCTCTTCCTGGTGCTCAACGCCTCCTCCCTGACCCTGCTGCCCGTGACGATCTTCATGTACCGCGCCCAACAAGGCGCGCCTGATCCGACGCTGGTGTTCCTGCCGATCCTGCTGGCCACCAGCTGCTCGACCATCGTTGGTTTTCTGTCCGTCGCCTTCATGCAACGCCTGCGTATCTGGGACCCGGTGGTGCTGGCCTATCTGATTCCCGGCGCCCTCACCCTCGGCGGCTTTATGGCGCTGCTGGCGACGCTCTCGGCAACCGCGCTGGCGAGCCTGTCATCGATCCTCGGCAACGTGACGCTGTTCGGCTTGATCATGCTGTTTCTGATTATCGGCGCGTTACGCAAAGTGAAGGTCTACGAAGCATTCGTCGAAGGCGCGAAAGAAGGCTTCGATGTCGCCAAGAACCTGCTGCCGTATCTGGTGGCAATGCTCTGCGCCGTGGGTGTGCTGCGGGCGTCCGGGGCGCTGGACTTCGGTCTGGACGGGATTCGTCATCTGGTGGAGTGGGCCGGGTGGGACACACGTTTCGTCGACGCGCTGCCGACGGCCATGGTCAAACCCTTCTCCGGCAGTGCCGCCCGGGCAATGCTGATTGAAACCATGAAGACCGAGGGGGTGGACAGCTTCCCGGCGCTGGTGGCGGCGACAGTCCAGGGCAGCACCGAAACGACCTTCTATGTATTGGCGGTATATTTCGGCGCGGTGGGCATCCAGCGCGCACGGCATGCGGTGGGCTGCGCGCTGCTCGCGGAGCTGGCCGGTGTTCTTGGCGCGATCGGGGTTTGCTACTGGTTCTTCGGCTAACCGAAAAACCTGTGGGAGCGGGCTTGCCCGCGATGGGGTCGGAACATTCAACATTTCTGTTAACGGTTAGATTGCCATCGCGGGCAAGCCCGCTCCCACAGGGGTTCAGTGGTGGCTTCAAGGTCTCGGCGGCGGCGCGACTTTCTGACCTTGCTCCACCGTCCAGGCCACCACCTGCGCCGTCAGCTGGTCGCTGGCCTGGCCAAACCCGGCGACTACCGCCGGCACCTTCACATCGCTCAGCGGCTGACGCACTTCAAAGCGCCGACTGGCGAGGATGCGCTGGTCATACCCACGCACCAACAACGCATCCAGCCGCACGACCACACTCGCCGCAGAGCCCTGATATTCAGTCTGGAACGCTTGCAGGTTGCCGCCCAGTTCCAGGTCCGCCTGGAGATTGCTGTCATCGGTGCTGAGCAACGGCACCCGACCGTCACGCTGGAAACCATCGAGCAGACGATTGCGCAGCAGCACCGGCGCCGGGTCGCTCCAGCGTGAAGCCTTGTAGCTGCTGATCAGGTCTCCCTGGGGGATCACGGCGATTTTCGGGTTGTTCAGGGCTTCGCTGGTCTGTGGCTTGGCCAGTCGCAACGACCAGTGCAACATCGCACTGTGATTGGCCGGCGGGCTGCTCTGGGCCGAGGGCAACCGGTAGACATCGGATGGCTCGGACTTGGGCAGAATCGAGCAGGCACTGGTCAGTGCAAAACCAGCAGCCAAGGCTAGTGGGATCAGCTTCATGGCGTGAACTCCTTGTTCTTGTCACTGCCCAGCAGGTAACCGCTGGGGTTGGCTTCAAGCCGCTGGGAAATGGTCCGTAGCGAGCTCAAGGTATCGCGCAACTCACGCACCGCCGGTGCCAGGCCATTGAGGCCCTGCATGCCGTTGTTGAGGGAATCCTGATTAGTGGTAAGCAATGAGTTGATGGTCGCGCTGCTCTGTTCCAGGGACTTCATGGCTTGCTCGGCACTGCCGAACATCTGCTTGCCCTGATCGTTGAGCAGGCCGTTGGCGTTGCGCATCAACGCAGCGGTTTGTTCGAGAGTGGCGGAGGCCTGTTTACCGATCGACGCCAGTTGCTGCATGGCCTGACCGATGTCGCCGCGCTGGTCGGCGATGGTGCCGGTGGTTTGCTCCAGATGCTCAAGGGTCTTGCTGATGCGCTCGACGTTTTCCGAAGAAAACATCTGATTGGCGTTCTGCATCAACACGTTCACACCGGTCATCAGGTCGTTACTGTCGTTCATCAATCGGGCGATGGGCGAGGGCGATGCCACGATGGTCGGCAAATTGCCGTCCTTACCCTTGAGCTTCGGACTTTGTGGCGTGCCGCCGCTGAGCTGAATGATCGAGGTGCCGGTGATCCCGGTCAGTGCCAGTTTGGCCTGGGTGTCTTCCTTGATCGGGGTGTCTCCGCCCAGGCGGATGCGCGCCAACACCCTGCGTGGATCGCTCGGGTCCAGGCGCAGCGTCACCACGTCACCGACCTTGATCCCGCTGTACTGCACGGCACTGCCCTTCGACAGGCCGCTGACCGCCTCATTGAAGACGATTTCGTAATCCTTGAATTCGGTGTCGACGCTGGACTTGGCCAGCCACAGACCGAAGAGCAGGGCGCCTGCCACCACCATGACGGTGAACAGGCCGATCAATACGTGATGGGCTCGGGTTTCCATGTCAGACCTCATTGAGCTGGTTAGCGGCCGTCAGCGCCGCGCGGCCGCGAGGGCCATGGAAGTATTCGTGAATCCACGCGTCGTCGGTTTCCGAAACCTTATCGATGGCATCCGCCACCAGTACTTTCTTTTGCGCCAGCACCGCCACCCGGTCGGTGATGGTGTAGAGCGTGTCGAGGTCGTGGGTGACCAGAAATACACTCAAACCCAACGCATCGCGCAGGGTCAGGATTAACTGATCGAACGCCGCCGCGCCAATTGGATCGAGGCCGGCGGTGGGTTCGTCGAGAAACAGAATGTCCGGATCCAGCGCCAGCGCCCGGGCCAGGGCGGCGCGCTTGATCATGCCGCCAGACAGTGACGCCGGGTACTTGTCGGCCGCTGATAACGGCAATCCGGCCAATGCCAGTTTCACCGCCGCCAGGTGCTCGGCGTCGGTACGGCTCAGGCCGGCATGTTCTATAAGGGGCAGGGCGACGTTCTCGGTCACCGTCAGCGAAGAGAACAGGGCGCCTTTCTGGAACAACACACCGAAGCGCCGTTCGACCAGCGAGCGCTCGTGCTCCGACAGGCTCGGCAAGTTCTTGCCGAAGACCTTCACCAGCCCTTCGCTGGGTTGGCGCAAGCCGACGATGCTGCGCAACAGCACCGATTTGCCGCTGCCGGAACCGCCGACCACCGCAAGAATTTCGCCTTTATACAAATCCAGATCGAGGTTCTCGTGCACGCTCTGGCGGCCGAAGCG from Pseudomonas sp. GGS8 harbors:
- a CDS encoding MlaD family protein; this translates as METRAHHVLIGLFTVMVVAGALLFGLWLAKSSVDTEFKDYEIVFNEAVSGLSKGSAVQYSGIKVGDVVTLRLDPSDPRRVLARIRLGGDTPIKEDTQAKLALTGITGTSIIQLSGGTPQSPKLKGKDGNLPTIVASPSPIARLMNDSNDLMTGVNVLMQNANQMFSSENVERISKTLEHLEQTTGTIADQRGDIGQAMQQLASIGKQASATLEQTAALMRNANGLLNDQGKQMFGSAEQAMKSLEQSSATINSLLTTNQDSLNNGMQGLNGLAPAVRELRDTLSSLRTISQRLEANPSGYLLGSDKNKEFTP
- a CDS encoding ABC transporter ATP-binding protein, whose translation is MSRLPRAPTEAVIEVRGLCNRFGRQSVHENLDLDLYKGEILAVVGGSGSGKSVLLRSIVGLRQPSEGLVKVFGKNLPSLSEHERSLVERRFGVLFQKGALFSSLTVTENVALPLIEHAGLSRTDAEHLAAVKLALAGLPLSAADKYPASLSGGMIKRAALARALALDPDILFLDEPTAGLDPIGAAAFDQLILTLRDALGLSVFLVTHDLDTLYTITDRVAVLAQKKVLVADAIDKVSETDDAWIHEYFHGPRGRAALTAANQLNEV
- a CDS encoding nucleoside recognition domain-containing protein codes for the protein MLNGLWLGFFIVAAVSALVQWLIGGNAGIFAAMVESIFAMAKLSVEVMVLLFGTLTLWLGFLRIAEKAGIVEWLAKALGPLFLRLMPEVPAGHPAIGLITLNFAANGLGLDNAATPIGLKAMKALQELNPSATIASNAQILFLVLNASSLTLLPVTIFMYRAQQGAPDPTLVFLPILLATSCSTIVGFLSVAFMQRLRIWDPVVLAYLIPGALTLGGFMALLATLSATALASLSSILGNVTLFGLIMLFLIIGALRKVKVYEAFVEGAKEGFDVAKNLLPYLVAMLCAVGVLRASGALDFGLDGIRHLVEWAGWDTRFVDALPTAMVKPFSGSAARAMLIETMKTEGVDSFPALVAATVQGSTETTFYVLAVYFGAVGIQRARHAVGCALLAELAGVLGAIGVCYWFFG
- a CDS encoding ABC-type transport auxiliary lipoprotein family protein, producing MKLIPLALAAGFALTSACSILPKSEPSDVYRLPSAQSSPPANHSAMLHWSLRLAKPQTSEALNNPKIAVIPQGDLISSYKASRWSDPAPVLLRNRLLDGFQRDGRVPLLSTDDSNLQADLELGGNLQAFQTEYQGSAASVVVRLDALLVRGYDQRILASRRFEVRQPLSDVKVPAVVAGFGQASDQLTAQVVAWTVEQGQKVAPPPRP